In Leifsonia sp. AK011, the genomic stretch GATGGTCTGCAGCTCCGCAACACCCATACCGCCGAAGCGATCGAACAGGGCGGCCATCGCGCGTTCGAGCTCGTCGGTGTCTGTGGTCGGCAGGAGCACGTCCAGGCGCTCGAGTGAGGCGACAAGCGCGCGGGAGTCGCGCGAGACGACGGCGAGGATGAAGTCGCGCAGCCCCGCACGCAGCGAATCGCTGATCTCACCCATCATCCCGAAGTCGATATAGGTGAGGTGCCAGCCGCCCGCGGCCTCCGGCGTCACGAAGATGTTGCCGGGATGCGGGTCGGCGTGGAAGAACCCCGCGACGAAGATCTGCTGGAACGTCGCACGCGCGAGTTCCTGCGCCACCTCGGCCGGCTCGATGCCCGCAGCGAGAAGGCCCGCAGTGTCGGTGATCTTGATGGCCGTGACATCCGAGAGGGTGAGCACTCGCAGGGTGGTGCGATCCCAGACCACGACGGGTGCGCGTACGCGCTCGTCGTCACCGAAGTCCGCGACGAAACGCTCGGCGCTGGCGCCTTCGTGCAGGTAGTCGATCTCCTCGAGGCTCGTCGTGGCGAACTCCTCCACGAGAGCGGGCGCGTCGGCGCGGGATGACACGATCCGCACTCGCGACAACCAGCGGGCCACCCGCCTCAGCGCGGCCAGGTCCACCGCGACGATCGACTCGATCCCGGGTCGCTGTACCTTGACGACGACGTCCTCGAAGCCGATGTCCGCGGCGATGCCGGGGGAGAGGCGTGCGCGGTGCGCCTGGCCGAGGGATGCCGCGGCAATGGGTACGGGCTCGAACGCGGCGAACGCCTGCTCAAGTGGCATCCCCAGTTCCGCTTCGGTCTGCGCACGAATCCTCTCGAAAGACTCGGGCGCCACCTCATCCTGGAGTCCTTCGAGCTCGCGGGTGATCTCGGGGGGCAGCACGTCGAGGCGGGACGACATGAACTGCCCGACCTTGATCATGAGTCCACCGAGGTCGGCGGCGAGGGTGTGGAAGCGTCGCGCCTGTTTCTGGAGGCGCTTGATGCGTCCACGAGCGGCGAAGGCCCGCAGCCCGAAGCGCGGCAGCACGAGCTCGAACCACCACGACTGCACGAGCACACGCGAGGCGAAGCGCATGATGCGGCGGTAGCGGGCGCGATGCATCCGCTCGGGTGGTTCGGGGCGTGTGCCGTTATCCGGCATCCCCTCAGTCCTCGGCGAGGATCGCGTAGACCTTGCGGCGAGCCTCGTCGATGACGGCGACCGCGCGCTCCGCCTGCTCGGGGCTGCCGCTGGAGGCGACCTGGGCCACCGCCTGCGCGAGCTTGGCTCCCGCCTTGGGCAACGCGAC encodes the following:
- a CDS encoding AarF/ABC1/UbiB kinase family protein, with product MPDNGTRPEPPERMHRARYRRIMRFASRVLVQSWWFELVLPRFGLRAFAARGRIKRLQKQARRFHTLAADLGGLMIKVGQFMSSRLDVLPPEITRELEGLQDEVAPESFERIRAQTEAELGMPLEQAFAAFEPVPIAAASLGQAHRARLSPGIAADIGFEDVVVKVQRPGIESIVAVDLAALRRVARWLSRVRIVSSRADAPALVEEFATTSLEEIDYLHEGASAERFVADFGDDERVRAPVVVWDRTTLRVLTLSDVTAIKITDTAGLLAAGIEPAEVAQELARATFQQIFVAGFFHADPHPGNIFVTPEAAGGWHLTYIDFGMMGEISDSLRAGLRDFILAVVSRDSRALVASLERLDVLLPTTDTDELERAMAALFDRFGGMGVAELQTIDPRELEVFASRFGETIRSLPFQLPENFLLLVRTISLISGVTSALNRDFNMWDAVDPFARTVLNNSGGNALRGFGQQALSLANTVARLPKRLDELTARLDRGQVAVRTPELDLRVRRLERAVGRIGSAVVFAGLLIAGVLLRPTDEVLGWVLMGASALPLLHVLLGGRGR